The region CGATCTGCGTCTGCAGCGAGTTCCCGTGCCTCCTCGAGTTCGGATTGGGAAACGCCCTCACTCATCGCCATATGCCTCCGCGAGTTCGCTCGAGCGGCGTTCGGCTGCCAGTACCGCATCAGTGACCGCCTCATCTGCGTCGCTGTCCCACAGGACGTCCATGCCTTCGATTGTCGTCCCGTTTGGCGAGCAGACAGCGTCGATGAGATCATCGATTGCTTCGTCAGAGCGCAACACCGTCTCAGCAGCGCCTTTGAACGTCTGTGCGGCGAGCGTTCTGGCGTCGTCGTCGTCGAGCCCAGCCTCGACGCCCGCAGATTGCATCGCACCCAGCAAGTAGAAGACGAACGCCGGGCCGCTTCCGTTCACCGCAGTCGCGATGTCCATCTGGGACTCGTCGATTTCGACGAACTCGCCGACAGCATCGAGCATTGCGCGAACCTCGTCGGTGACGCTGTCGGCCGTGACTGCCGCAGCCATGTTCTGTGTCCGCGCCGCGAGATTCGGCATCACTCGCACGACCGTCGCCGGTGTCTGTTTTTCGACGGTGTCCGTCGAGACGCCAGCCGCGATCGTCACGAGTGTCTGCTCAGCGGACAACTCGAGTTCCTCGAGGAGGACAGAGACGACCGACGGTTTCACTGCGATGACGACGAGTCCGATCTCTGTGGCCACGCTGAGGTCGGTTGTCGTCGTCTCGCAGTACGGTGCGACTGCAGCGAGCGCATCTTCGTCGATATCGCACGCTGTCAGCGTATAATCATCCGTTTTGGAGAGTCCCTCGAGTAAGGACGCCCCCATGTTTCCGCAACCGATCA is a window of Natronolimnobius sp. AArcel1 DNA encoding:
- the proC gene encoding pyrroline-5-carboxylate reductase, producing MTEVCVIGCGNMGASLLEGLSKTDDYTLTACDIDEDALAAVAPYCETTTTDLSVATEIGLVVIAVKPSVVSVLLEELELSAEQTLVTIAAGVSTDTVEKQTPATVVRVMPNLAARTQNMAAAVTADSVTDEVRAMLDAVGEFVEIDESQMDIATAVNGSGPAFVFYLLGAMQSAGVEAGLDDDDARTLAAQTFKGAAETVLRSDEAIDDLIDAVCSPNGTTIEGMDVLWDSDADEAVTDAVLAAERRSSELAEAYGDE